attaaaaatactttaaaacaattaataaaccttggaaggccaggctaaacaagtaagtctttaggggtctcttgaaggccaacaatgagtccaaactatggatatctgccaggagtgcattccataggccagaagcagctacagagaagcctggttccaagttgccatcagacgtgctggtggtaactggagatggatccctctggatgacctcaatgtgtgatggggatcatacaaagaaggtgctctctaaggtaactcagacctaagccatttagggctttaaaggtaataaccagcatcttgtattttgcccgggaacatattggcagccagtgcaactgtttaagaacaggcatgatatggtctctccaggttacctcagagaccagtttggctgctgtattttgaactaaccaaagtttctgaactatgcatataggcagccccacgtagagtgcattgcaatagtcaaacctggaggttgccagctgatgcaccactgttttgagatcgttttcttcaaggaacagacgcagctgttgaatcaaccgaagttgatagaaagcactctttgccatagcctccacctgggataccagagtgaggcctggatccaagcgCACTCTGGATCCAAGCgcactgcgaacctgttccttctgagggagtgtaacctcttccagcacaggaagatctaactcatccctcaaattcctatCCTCCACAatcagcacctccgtcttgcttggattcagcttcaatttgttatccctcatccagccctttactgctcgtaggcagacatttagggaatggatgccatttcctgatgataatgatgatgatgataaggagaaacagatttggttgtcatcagcatactgataacaccctgcactaaatctcctgatgacctacCTCACCGTCTacgtttcaagtagatgttaaaaagcattggtgacagaatggagccctgggggactccataaaAGAGCTCCCATTTCAAGAAGCAACCgacaccaagctccaccatctggaatctgccaaagaGAAAAGAGCGAGACCACTGCAGAGCAGAGTATCCTTTCTCaaactccctcaggcgatccagaaggataccatggttgatgttaCCGAACactgctgaaagatccaaaagaaccaacagagtcacactccctctgtcagttccctggtaaaggccatccatcaggccaaccaaggcagactcaaccccatagcctgctctaaagccagtttgacatgggtctagataatcagtctcctcccaaactgcctggatctGGTTatccaccactctctcaatcaccttgcccaatcatgggaaattggagactggcctaAAACTATGCATTGCTTTTAACAGTTTAAAGTGTATACATCAttgcttaataaataaatacacactaCATGTAACAAGTAATTTCAAGAACCAGAGCAATattatttgaaaaagaaaggaTTAGTTCTCTTGGTCCTACATACACAAAGTTAATTTGTCTTAAATGATAAGGATAGCTTCATTATTGTTAATTATGCTTCCATGTGGTAGACAAGGACTATTAAAAGCCATCAATGTTAGATGAGGGTTTccaagtgggggggggcttgttATGTATATGGCTGTGGGAATTGAGTTTGTACCTATCTATGGTTATAGTAACTGATGTGGTTCATTTTGAAGGCAATATTACAGAATACTTGAATTTGCTAAATTAGTATTAGATGCATATGAATCACTTTGGATTTTCATCCCATGTACTTTGTCCCATGTCTTTTTCATGTTCCTCAATGTGAGAGAGTcaaaggagagggaggagaaggggtaCTTAATTCTAAGGAGCATATTTTACAATGTGTGGGGATTTTGTCTAATCAGGTGACACAGGCAAGGGGAGAAAAAGTATTGCCTTTTGGCCATAATGAGTCCGTGATCCCAGTTTGCTTTTCCCATTCTTCTTTAAGCCAACAAACCAGTTCTTATCTGCATGCATCTTCGATGTGTAGGTATTGTAGTGGTTTTCTTCCATCCTTTCCAGGAATAAACACTCCTCCGTCGGCAACTGCTGGAAAAAAAAAAGTGTGGTGCATTCATAATGGGTATGTGCATGAGATGTTAGCACTGAAGGGCAGAGGTGAGAGACTGTCTTCTCTGTGGAAGAGCCCTGCTATTGTTGACACACATAATGGAGAAGTCCAGATAACTCTTTGCATCACACTTGGCCAAGGTGACCAAATTAGCCCTTGAACTCCGACCAGTTGCTGTCTTTCAGGGTTGTCGCTACCTTTCTCGATCAAGGCTGCCAACATATCTTCCTGATTCTCCAAGTGACTAGACAAACAGTTCATTCACTAACTCTGAGGCTTATTTATCCTAGGATTAAATTTGGCTCAGTGTCCTTAATGGCGTCACCCTCTGTGATTTGGCAGCTGAAAGGAGAGACACTGCTCCTTCCAAATATGAAATCCAATATCTGAAGTATTTTGGAACATTGTTtcaaatgattttatttatttttccagaaATAAAGCTGGGCAAAGGGTGGCAATCCAGCTGCAAAAATAACAAACCACATATAATTGCAGCTCATGGGCCACGTTACTCTGTGCTACAAGAGTTCTGCAAACCTCAGATTCCACAGAAACCTCATACTTACCGAGCCATATAAGCGTCCATTGGTATCCATAGCCAAGTATTGTCCAGACTCGGTGCTCTTTATATAGACTTCACCCATATTTTCTGCAGTGAGCAGCAACTGGACTGCAATTGGGGGGGAAATAGCAGGGAGTTAAAGAATGTTCTGGAAGCACATGCTGCAGTTctactgctgaagctaagcagggtctgggcTGGTAAGCCGTCTGGAAAGGAGACTGCTAGAACACTGGGTGTCAGTTGCTCGGAGCCCCTTGGAAGAAAAGGGGAATCATCGTGTAATCAATAAAATAGCAACTAATAACAACCATCACAAAAGCTCCCTTAGGTACCCATGGAAGTTTCCCTCTTGCAAAAAATAACAGCTACTGAAGCCCCGATACAACAGCCTCTCATTTTTATTGTTGAATGTTGTTTTTTATTTGGTTGGATTCTtgttattgtattattttaaatggttgtatgAAGGCCCTTTGGGGGAAGAAAAATGGATgtttagtgttttaaataaaatgttagatagatagatagatagatagatagatagatagatagatagatagatagatagatagatagataggtgcgGCCAAAAGCAGGGCCTGCAATGAAGTTCTGAGAACGCTGGCAGATTTGCTTGGGCAAATGTGGTCGGAGAGGTACCCCAGCCTCAACTCCtgtagggctttgaaggtcaaaacctaGCTTGGAAGCAAACTAGCAGTCACCACAGCTGATACCTCTCCCAGCAGATGCTTTCATATGTTGAACATCAAGGAGGACTGAACAGAACCCTGTGCCCCGCCCACCTTAGGCAAATGGCCAAGGGATAGACCAGGTGTTCCCCGGCACCACCTTCTGGGTAGGGCCCTTCAAATAGAACCAGAACCACCATTACATGGTGCCCATTTTGATGGTGTCCCAGCTCAGAGAGgcaacccagaaagataccatggttaatCTGCTGCAGCTTGAGGAAACCAAGTCCCAAGTCTCATTCCACAAAATCAGAGAAGGCAGTGCGGAAAGTGGGACTATACCAATATAAATAGCATCAGCAGAAGTCCAATATTATAAACTTAGTGGTTATTTCACTGCAGTAGGCCAATGTCCAGAGGGGTGGTGGCTTCCTGATCCACAGCTCAAACGTTTAACCACTAAGCTTCACCAGTTCCCTTTAAAGGCTATAGAAGGCATTACTTGAAATCTTGTCAAGAAAGAAAACATCGCCTCTAGATAGTCACTAGCCCTTCCCTGCCGAGGTAGTGAACAGGAAGCCAGTTAGTGGTGGGCTTTGTAATGTGGGGAGATGTCTGCCAGAAATTAGAGTGAGACAATGCATCCTTTCATTAGTGCCAACAGGCTGAACTGTTCTTACTGCTGACCTACCTGCAGGGTCTTTGAATAGGTCACTCTGAGAGTGATCTcgggcgggtggggaggaaggaatctCTGAATTGCCTCCGGCTAACTGATCAGTCCCATGCACTTGTTGCACTGATTGCTGCTATCAGCATCAAACAGCTTTCTGAGATTTGAAGGACATGGCTAAACCCCTTTCTCTCTGATCACATTCACCTGGGCAAAAGGATTAGCTGTGGCAGACTTCACGGATGCTCAAACATTCCAAGGAGATCTACAGAAGGAAACCTATTTCTAGGAGCATCCTGGTCACAATTATGTCTagcttttattaaaaatatatatccccATGGGAATGGGGGCCATGGCtccgtggtagagcatttgcttgcatgcagaaggttccagatacatcccctggcagcatctccaggtagggctgggaaagactcttgcctgaaaccatggaggagctgctgccagtcagtgcagacaatattgagctacatTCCTGTGTAAGACACCAATGATTAATCAGTGCGGCcagcaataaataaatcaagGGTTTGCCAAGAGGCTGCACAGATATGCCCACCCAACCCTCCTTGTGCTAAATCCGAGGATAAAAAGATAGCTTTTCTTGCTTGCCTGTATTCAAAACTAGTTGAAATAGTGCAACAATTGAAACGGTACATTATATCAAGGTTCCGTCTTCCTTTGGAAGGCTCAGAGAGCAAGCATCACTGAGATTTTGTAAGAAGATTGTCAAGGTATTGTTTTAATGCAATGCAGTGCAATGCAATGGATGTATTCACTGATTCATTATTTAAAGCCAGACCATTGATTGAAATGGTTTCATCCACTGGCCTACTAAGCAGGGACGGTCCTTTGaaaaggcaaggggaggcagtcgccCCAGGCAGGGGATCATCCGAGCACCTCTTCAGGACCAATCCGACCCTTGCAAGCCTCTCCTCCcattctttgcaaagcttgcaggcaTGAAGCGGCCCATACAGGCAGAGTGGGTGAGGAATAGAGAAGTGACAGGTGTAACTGGATCCCCATCTCCTCTCCTTGCCCCGATTCCTCATTCTGCCTTGCCTCCCCCCAACCCATGTCAACTGCAGGTGCATGGGCTGCTTGTCTGCCTAGTCCCCCAACCCTGCACATCTGGGGTCAACATAACAGCTGGGGAGATGAGGCAGAATGAGGcagcagggccagggagaggaaagtgggAATAAGCTGTACCTGTGGCTTGCACCTGTGACAGCAAATCCTGCTGCTTCACCTATATGGGCCACTACTGGCATGAGcagagaagaggaagttgatggcAATTATCCATCCTTCCTGCACTGTTTGCAAAGGGCAGTTTTTAAAGGGGGTTGGACCCTGGCAGAGGGTGGGACAAGACAggatttggcaccttgcctcaaggGCTGCAATGCCTTGGGTCCTTTCCTTAGGCTACTAAGGAACTGCCAGAATAACTGTACTGGAGCAGAGCCTCTCAGATATTGTCATAGTAAGCGTCCCCAAATCAAGGGGAAATAATTTCTTCTAGCCTTCTTAAGTTTAGCAGATCCAAACCAATGAGAAAGTTCAGTTGGCAGTGGTGGTAGGACAAGGAGCAGGCAAACCAAGAAAAAGCGGAGGACCAGGCTGCTTTAAGGTCTTTAAAATCAAGATAAAGGAGTTCAAAAATGGGAGAGGCAAGGTCCTCAGTGACTTCCAGAATAGTCAATAAATCAAGCTGGGAAAGAGTACAGCCCATATATCCACTGGTGTTGTACTGATTTATGGAGCAGTGGTCTTCAATCTTTTCAGATGCAAGACCCACCTGTAATTCCAGCATGTAACATGCAACCcactttaatgttttaattagcctactttccagtaggtttatgagatctcCCGGCATTTCGtttgtccatgtgtccccccaccgccatcaactttgcaatgcctggatcaatatgaaccaaatcgggtacagttgtagggacacatagggacacctcaacggtgtagtttatgatgatatcCTCCACCCCAAtgagtaaacatttgaggtgcaagtgggctaacttgtgaactgcctaaccgatttgagccaaattttctacagctgtaggggcacatgggaaaacctcagtgacatagtttgtgatgatatcatctactCCAATccagatggcagacacatgaacatttgaagtgcaagtgggctaacatgtggactgtctaactgatttgaaccaaattaagtaccgttgtagtgagtgacacacagggacacctcaatggtgtagtttgtaatgatgcaatccaccccatccaagatggcggagacatgaacatttgaggtgtgagatctaacttgtggacctcgatttgaaccaaatttagttcagttgtagagtcagtgaaaggaaagtaggccaattagtttttactagaaaaaacttgttctctctctctctctctctctctctctctctctctcccctccccctcccttctcattCTAGTTCCCTCCATTCTTTTTCTGAAATGTTCTGCCAtattttctctttcttaaagcaaaCCATTGGGGGGTAGGGAGTTCCAATGATATGCCTGTGTAGGCTTCTTGGTCTTGATCTATCAGCTGAAGGCTAATGGGATAAAGGTTGGCGTGACATTCTGTCTCTTGGCACCAAAATACATGTGTGTAGACTGGAAATAGACTGAAAGAGCTCAGGAAGAAGTTTGTGCTTCCCATAGTAACAAGTTGTGCCTCACTAAAGAGGCTCAACTTGTGTTTTTGTGGACTGAGGTTCTAGTAAAATTGCATGATATCCTGCTTATCCCTGGGGGGAAACTGTATTGCTCCTGTGTGCATTCTTCAGTATAAATGGGCTCTGCTGAGGGCAACTCTATATCTGCTACTAGTCTGTACAAATGTCACTGCAAAGATGAGCTCAATGGGTTGTGGAAAGTAAGGACACCACCCAGGTTTACTTACGTAGTCAGCACCAAGACTTGTACTCTGTAACGAGGGTTATTCCACTGGCACATATCCGTTTAAGGAGTTTCCTCTGTAAATATTTTTTCATCAGGATGTCCAAGTTTAATAGCTCATTTACGCTAAGCTCATTTCTGGCACAGTGTAGCAAACATACTTCCTTTAGAAAGTAACTCTGGCTACATGCAACATGTTTCCAGAGAAAGTTAGTAGCCTCTAGTGAGAAAGCAATGCATGGtgggagatacacacacacacacacacacacacacacacacacacacacacacacacacacacacagctagctGGTTCTTTCATACCTTGTGGCTGTATCTGCTCTAACTGCTCACTGATGTTGACCTATTAAGGAAAGGAGTCTCTCACAGTTGGACATTGGGAAGGCCTGGAGAACCGTTTTGCTACCACAAGCTGTGGTGATGGCATTTAAAAGGGATTAGAAAAATTCCTGATGTTTCAGTCTATCAACAACTAGTAATGAAAGCTAAATGGAAACTCTGTGTACAAAAAAAGGATGCTCTTAAATGCTAGATGAGGGGTCGACAACTTGAGACTAGCTATTGTTTGTCTCCCATATAAAACCCCtgtcatcttcagccacaatttattggagGGGACAAGCAATAGGGAAAGGTGTCACTACTTATGTCCTACCTATGAACCCCTCTAGGCAGAGGGTTGGCTGCTCTTGGAAACCAAATGTTGGATTAattcagggctgtacaactttggccctccagctattattGGACTGCTACTcaggaatgctgggagctgtagttcaaccacagcttgAGGGCTGCAATGGAGAAACCCTGGGTTTGATAGGCCTTGATTTGACCCAGCAAAGCATTTATCATGGTCTCAAGGCAACTCTCAGGCAGAGGGCAGTGGCCTAAAGACTAATCCAGTCATTAAAATAGGTTTCTGAAGGAATGAAACTTTGACAATTTGGGACAGCTTCAGCAAAAACTGAAGGAGTCTAAGAAATGAAGGACCTGGGAGCTAGACGAATGGCATCCCATTCAGTGTGAAAATGAGCAAGGGAAACTTTCCGCAGCCAACTGTTTCCAGTAACAAAGGCATCCACTGTATCATTGCACTCGTATTCTGAGTTGAGATGCGGATATTTCACTTCTTCCCTTCTTATCCTTTAATTTCAATATGTTAAGTAACAATTACTTCAATTATTATAAGTATGGGTGGTAATGAATCAAACAGTACCAAATATTGCATTTTGGGTGTGAAAAGTTCTTGAAGAGTCCTGATTCTCTCATACATCTTTGTCAAGGTTCTGCAAATGAATATGTGGCTGTGAATTTTGCATTTTTCTCTAATTCACACACCTATTCTGTGGTGTGGCAGCTGCCAGAAGATGCAGCTGCATTTCCAGCTATCTGTGTGAAGCAGCTTCCTTGGGGAGCTTTCACCATGTCAGTGCAATCCCTCTTGCTTGTGGCTTGTATTGTCTTGATGAAAATTGCCAGAACCACATGGAAAACTGCTTCAGAAGAATGGTAGACCATCCAGGACTATCTCCAC
Above is a window of Hemicordylus capensis ecotype Gifberg chromosome 2, rHemCap1.1.pri, whole genome shotgun sequence DNA encoding:
- the FGF1 gene encoding fibroblast growth factor 1 isoform X1, whose translation is MAEGEITSLAALTEKFNLPMGNYKKPKLLYCSNGGHFLRICPDGKVDGTMDRNDRHIQLLLTAENMGEVYIKSTESGQYLAMDTNGRLYGSQLPTEECLFLERMEENHYNTYTSKMHADKNWFVGLKKNGKSKLGSRTHYGQKAILFLPLPVSPD
- the FGF1 gene encoding fibroblast growth factor 1 isoform X2 produces the protein MAEGEITSLAALTEKFNLPMGNYKKPKLLYCSNGGHFLRICPDGKVDGTMDRNDRHIQLLLTAENMGEVYIKSTESGQYLAMDTNGRLYGSLPTEECLFLERMEENHYNTYTSKMHADKNWFVGLKKNGKSKLGSRTHYGQKAILFLPLPVSPD